The following DNA comes from Lynx canadensis isolate LIC74 chromosome B1, mLynCan4.pri.v2, whole genome shotgun sequence.
AAAGATATGAGACAATGTCCcttaaaatatacatgtttttatttatacagGTGTTTACTTTTGGTTCACCTTTGAAAGGTTTGGAAAGAAGTTCTAGcatatgataaatttaaaaatcacctatCCCTATTCCAAAAAGGCAACCCATGTGAGCTTAAGAGATTTATGTGCCAGGACTCAGGGCCACCAAACAAAAGGGGATCTACAGTTGGATTACCCAGAGGCctggaaacttaaaaataatgtgtgaTGGTGAGGAGGAACAAACAGGAGAGCAAATCAGAAGAAAAAGTTGATGGGCTGCCGCTCCATCCAAAGTTCAGTATGTGCTCTGAGATTATGGACCAGAAACCACCTTATTACTTGTTCCCTGGCTTCACTCACTCTCCCACCTTTTCTCTAAAGTTGGACTCTAGCACTGTATTATCCAAGATCTAGAAGGACATATCCccggggggatgggggggggcagggaggagagatgcAAGAGCATACATGTGAGCAAGATACACACctgtgcatgtgtacacacacacacacacacacacacacacacacacacacacacacattcctcccTGCTGACACTCAAGTCATAAGTAACAAAGAGACCACTGTAggaattcttttcaaatttcagaGAACTTCTTAGAGTACAGAAAGAGTTAAGAGAGCAGGTACCTTTGTACCTGGTTTTCTTCAGCCAAGAAAGGCAAATGACACACAAGCATACATCTTTGTTCTTGATCTTTCAAGCTCTCATGTTGGTGCCAAATTTAAAGAGATCCAAATGAAATGCAGTTTTGCAATCACCAAACACTGAGAAATACTTGAGCATACTTGACGAGTTTAGATTTGGTTGTTCCTGCAGTGCTACTGGGAAATGAAGTTATAGGATTCTTTTGCATGATAGCGGggtgggttttgtgtgtgtgtttgtttgtttattttgattgtATGGGGAGAACATGTGAAAATGATTTAACCAGTGAGTTTAGTTCTACAGTTTAGTAAAGCAGTTTACAGTAATTTATTCTTTGCGTTTCTGTGCCCTTTGTGTAATAGAAAGCCTTGGAAAAACAACCAGGTTCAATTTCAGGCCTGCCACCAGCTTTATGACCTTGGACCAATTTGTTATCTGAGCTTCAGTGCTGTTAATTCATAAAATAGGGATAACTGTACATAGTTCTCATGGCTGCCGTGAAGTTTACAAGAAAGAGTAAATGTGAGTGCTTAGCATTCATTTATTCGATGACATTTGTTAAGTCTCCACATCATGCTTGGTCTAGGTCTGCAGGGCAGACACAAAGCAaagcctctgccctcagggagcaaATATTCAAGTggaagatagagaacaaactggaaaGAAATCCCTGCAAGAAATACTTGCAGGTCAGTTCCTCAGGCTCTCATTTGTAGCTATTAACAGACTTAGGATTTTGCAATTAGTTGTGTGACTGTATGATTAATGTTTATGTCCCCCACTAAAGTGTGGGCTCCACGATGGTAGAGACCAACTATTGTATGCCCACACCATGCACAGAGGTGACAGATATGCACAAGGACAGAAttacgaatgaatgaatggtggtAAAGAAATAAACAGGAGAGTATATTGTTGAGAAAACAGAGATCTGAGGGAGTACATCTTTTGATATGATAGGACAGTCTAGAAAGTCCTCTCTAGGAATctggaacatttaaaatatggcaAGAAGCCAGCCCTGTGGAGGAAAAGAGCCAGGAGAGGAGAATTCTAGACAGGAACTGTCcggggcaaaggccctgagacaggaaAGAGTGTGGAATGCTTAAGGAACAGGAAGGGGCCAATGTGGCTGGTGCACCGTGAACCTGCAGGGCCTGCAGACGATGTTAAGTGTGAGTTTTATTCTAAACATAATGTaagttccctttccttcttccacgCCTCCCtttgtttatagttttgttttggtaaCAAGACTAACATACATTCAAAAATTATGCAACAATACTAGATAATGGATAATTAATCGTGGATTACGGGAAATAGATGCCCGTGTTCAGAAGTGGACGGGATGTGAGCTAATGCATCCAGGAAAGGTTAGCCTACACCAGAATTTACCTCTAACTTCAcgtttttctttgaaattattacATTATCAGGCACTTGCCTCCCAGCTTTACAAAGTGCCCAGAAACCTGGCTGCACCAAGACAAAGTGTTCTCATTTCATGCTGGCTTGCCTCCGCTCTGGAGGATGTCAAAGACATTTTCACAAGCCAGACTTGACAATGCCCCAAAGCACAGGCTCTTTCTCCAGTTTTACTGGTAGACTTGCAGCAAGTTTAGGCTGCATGTTCTCTAGCACCATCATGTTCACCTTCCCTGCAGATTTTGTCTTCAGTCTAACCCCATAGACTGAATACGTGCTAACTCATCTCTGCCCTGTAAACAGATTCAACTTTAGCCACCTTTTCATACTTTCCTCTTTGGGGGAGGAAACTGGAAAGTTCTGCTGATTTCTCAGAATCAGCAGTGGTTAGCATCTATTGTGTCAGTGGCTCTATGGCTCTGAGCTTAGATTTATTTCCCTGGTTTTAGGACATTTTctgttcctccttcttccttcttgacTACTGGAAATCTATCTTAGCTCAAGCTAGTCATCAAATCATTACCTGGCCCAGTGCCCAACATCTGCCATTGCTTCCTTATAGAAGATTACTGATAAATGTGATTGATCAGGAGAATTTGGGTGGCAGTACTGTTCTCAGTCCTTTGAGTTCTGCCTTGATCAAGAAGCTTGAGTCTATTCCTTCCTACCCTACCAGGAGAGACATTTGATTTTGGTAGGGGAATTTTGCCAAAAAGGTTCCTAGATACTTTGTCTGGAACTTTCTTTGAAATATGCAAATCATAAAAATGTGTAAAggacatttttatgtatatgccACTTCTTTAAAATGACACCTGAAATGtgtattaaatttcatttaaaatacttatgttgtaaagtaagaaagaagaagaatataataactgTATATAGCATGAGCCCAACCGTGCAtacaagaaggaaacaaaccaaattgTTGATGATGTTTATATCTGGGCAGTGAgattatggattttttaaatttttattttttcattatttttagcatttaataatttttaatatgtggaTTTCCTGCATAATCAGAAAAATTAGGCTATTTATAAGAGGTAAGAAATCACACTGTGCAACCAGAATGCACAGAACAAGTGTTATCCTCCTGATTCTATGTGGTCTTCAATCTGGAACACATTAGGATTAactgaggaaaaataaactaactaaataaaaggGGTGGAAAAACCTTTTGGAGGTGATGGGTATGTTTATGgccttgactgtggtggtggttttATGGTGTATACTTATCTCTACACGCATCAAGTTATATATCTTAAATATGgacagctttttgtatgtcagtCAGATCTCAATaaagtgagataaaaaaaaaatgaaaggaattaaCTGGAGAACTGTGAACACTGCCAATTCCCAAACTGAGCCTTTtaccaattaaatcagaagcAGAAACCCAGGCAtcggtattttttttaagttcccaggtgatttcAATGTACAGCCAAGGTTAAGAATCACTGGTGGACTAATTGGATAGCTTAATGGTTTGCAACTCTCCCTGCAATTAGAATCTCCTGGGGAGTTTTCATGAGACCAGCATGTAGTCCCTAACCCCAGGTTCTAATGTTAATTGGTTTGTGACAGGGCCGTCACACCagtagatttaaattttttccagggtTCTTATGTACAGACAGGGTTGTAACCCACTGTCAGGTAAACTAACCTGAGTTGAATATTCACCCTggtcagggctctgagctgagtgttttatgtgcatttaattctcaaaataatccAACAAGGTGGATGTTATTATTCCCatctcacagaagaggaaactagtactcagaaacatgaaataaattCCTCTAGGCACGCCAACTCTTTTGAACCCAGGTTGTCTGTCTCATGTGGAGATAGGCAAAGAAAGCATTCTCCCCAGTTTTGGAAGAAATGGGGGAAACTGGGGAGAATGTTTTCTAAATTCCCTAAGGTAGAATCTGGCATACCCACTTTTAATCGTTGATGCAGTAGCTCTTTATATGAAGTTTTTGAATTAGCAGTTGTCCCATTCAATTTCTGTGTAGAACAACATCAAGTGTAATGGCATCCCTAGTTTCCCAGacattctgtttattcattcccTAACAACCTGAATGGCATTAAACTTCACATATGTTCTGATATATATTGTAGTGCTTCAGAACTTAAACTTCCAACTTGTTACAAGTTACAATCATATCTCATTGCTTAACTTGCAACACTGTCCATCTTCTCTCCTGAAATCATGGCACGgctgctatttattttatatcattttttggTGATAACTAGTTAGTTTATATTTTGAGACTTCTTAAAGAATTTTGCAAAACTCCTTACATAATTGAAGGCACTATTGGATGTCCCAAAGCCGACCTCAGGATTGCTGTTCCAGACACATTTCAGCATCACTGGATTTGCTGAGATCTCCTCTCCGATGCTTCATTTAGAATGAGTTGTGTTTTGCTGCAGTGGCTGAAAGTATGCTCCACCCCTTCGGAGAGTCGAGATCGCCATCAACTTCAGGCAGATCAGCAGGTGCACGTCACCAGCAGAACTGGGCTCTTTTCACTCATAATCTGAGTCCCAAGTCTTTGAAGTAAAACTCATTTGCCCAGATTTGTATAGCATTACCTGAGCGTAACATTACCCAATAAAACTAAATTGATGGGTTGAGGATACAAAATAAGCCATTTCAATTACCAGGAATTCCGGATCAGCTTATGGGGCAGGTTTTGTGAGATGGCAGAGAGGCCAGAGAACAAATACTGtttaaaaagatcatttgtaACTGTTTTCCTTTTGCCTGATAAAATAAGCATTATCTTTCAAATAATGTTACAGAGGAATATCATCCACAGACTTGCAGGGGAACATAGCCTTAACTTGGATAACTTTGGCAATGAggacataaaaaagagaaagcaaagaagataaaaaagaaaaaagaaatgaccattTTGGGGGCTTGAGTTCAGATAAAAGGGAATACtcacttttttatttcccttgtctgtGAGCATTGTTATTTGGCTCCTTCCTTAGGAATTGTATGTTGTACTTTTAAAGGTATTAAAATCCTATTTTGTGATTGGGTTCTTTGGGAAGGAGAAACTATAAtggataaaatgggaaaatattttactgtttattctttaaaaggaaaaggaaactcttGTTACTTTTCTTTCACCTACTTTAGGCCAGGAGAAAATATAGGAGGCAAATTAATAATAGTCCATGCTGctaagcaaacaagaaaaaaatacttaccaGAGAAATCAAGGGCTTTTGGACGAAATGCAAACCAAAGTCCATCCCTCATCCTTCTACCAAGATGGCACTTAAACTTTGCAATCTCACTGATCTGGAGgaaataaaactgatattttgAGATGAAAATCTGATTAGAGTTTTAATGTTCTTCAggttattttactgtttataagTAAAAACAACTGTGTATTACATGTCTACTTCTACCTATGGGTgtgtattttatgtgtgtattttgcaTATGTGGCAAAGAGACTTGTTCTGACATCGCTAGTTTCAGTTAACTACTAAGTTAGATTCTTCTGACTTATAGCTGTGAGTTCCAGAAAAACTTAAAGTGGATAGAAGAATGTTTGTTATAAAGCAACATGTTATAATAACATTAGCCTTTAAAGTTTTATCTgggttggggggtgcctgggtggctcagtcagttaagcctctgactttggctcaggtcatgatctcatagttcatgggttcgagccccgtgtcaggctgtatgctgacagctcagagcctggagcctgcttcggattctgtgcctccctctctctaaccctcccttgctagcgctttgtctctctctctctctctcaaaagtgaataaacattaaaaaaatttaaagatgtatCTGGGGATTTTTCAGAAAGTTCTTATCTCTTTCAAGGTAATACCTAACTTATGAGAAGATACATACaggtattttaataaaatttatatccTAAGTggaatttacatatttttttaattatccagtGGTCCTCTTCTAATTTCTTCCAAGCATTCTTTACATCTTCAGAGTATTGCAAAATTTGTAGTATGTTTTTAATCCAGGGTAACTCATACAGCATTGGAAAAAATAGGTGTTTTCATTCATCCCAATTTTCGTAAGAATTCAACTCATCTGTCACAAAAATCTCTCAACTATTACAATtctcaagaaagaaaatcctgaagaATTATGATTGGactcacaaaagaagaaacaacctGTCTTCTTGTAACTTTATTCAGAATTTCACAATCCATGCTAAACCCTAAAGGAAAGGCCAAACACAATAAAATGGCAGAAAACCAGTAAGAATGTGCCAGAGTTCAGAGAACAGTTGCCCCAGGCTTAACTTCATTGACCTTTAATCTCTTTGAGGCATCAGTGACTTTTCTATAAGGCATCTTACAGTGTGACCACACTCAGGCCTTGCATAGTTCCCCTGCAAGCTAGAGTCGTAACAGTCCATGTCAGACTTGACTTTTGGTGCTGAATAGTTGGGTTAAATTTGCCTAAGAAGAAATATAACAGTTTTCTCTGGAATGGCATATTTGAAACACTTTGGCATCAGACAGTAAGGTAGGATGTAATCTCAGGGAAGAACTTTTCTGAGGCTTCTTTGACTTACGCTTATGAAGTAATTGGACTCAAAAGACCTTCTAGAACTCTAACAGTACTGTCCTAAAAGTGAAATGTAGCCTAGGAGTAAAAAAAGAGCACTGGTCAGGAAGTCAGAATTTCCATTATTGATGTACTACTTATTAGCCATGTGACCTTCAGAAATAAAGTTTGGAAATCATTTATTAAGCCCTGTACTATAGGTTAGAACTGGTGCATATAGAGCCCAGTTGCTGGCTTCAAGAAGCTCAAATTGAATAGAGAAAATAAGTTAATACAAGTTACGATGATATAGTTTGATAAATGACATACAAGCATTTGGAAAAACTctgaagagacagagatggaTAATCAGTTTTGTTTGGGGAATGTAGGCAGAAGCATCTGGAGAGGTTTCAAGCAGGACCTTGAAAGGTAACTGCCAAGTAATCTGGAATGGTGAAAACATACAGTGCGGGAGAAGGAAGGACAATTTAGATAAAATGTAAATTGAGACAAATCATGAAAAGCTTTGAGTAACTTGCTAAAGAATTTGGACAACACAGCCTGTTTGGAACtagatttcttcatctttaagatGAAGAGCTGAATGGGACTATTTCTGAGTTCATGACCAGGTCTGCAAGTCTAAATGAGACTACATTAAAAGTTCAAGAGGAAATGCTTTGTATGAAAATCTGGCCAGATAATAATCAGTTCCTGTAAAGATAATGCCAATTTAGTGACTATTACTCCAAactccagaataatctcccttgCATCATCATATCAGTGCTTTAGTAGAGGGGATGGggagactttttgtttttttaatgaatcaatatGACTTTCTGTTATACGTGCAAAAAGGAGTACTTTCCAGGACTTCGAGTTGAATTACTTAAAATGTTATTCTAGGATGATAAAGCTACAGACAGAATTGGATTGCCCCAAATTCATGGATTGAAGTTCTAACCTctgatgtgactgtatttagagtaAGGAAGCAATTACAATGAAATGAAGTCAGAATCGTGAGCCCTGATCATATAAGAGACATCAGagagcctgctctctctcctcatgTGTactcagaggaaaggccatgtgaggatcCAGCAAGAacatggccatctgcaagccagaaagagtCCTCACTGGAATCAAATCTGCTagaccctgatcttggacttctaacctccagaacagtgagaaacacatttctattgtttaagccacccagtctctggtattttgttattgtttcccAAGCCGAGTGAACAGATATCAAACAAATGGTATTTTTTATGGGacctattttttaagtttcagttaaggtatcaaaatctatttttaaaatgtgattgcaagttttagaacatttgaaattttagttCTTTATGGCAATTTCAAAcactagaaaataatattttttgacaaatatatttctttttattgttattaaagtTTTCTCCAATGTATTTCAgtaaatgagtattttattttattttattttattttattttattttattccactgtTGGTCATAGTTTGAGCCCTACACACTCCCTTCCCTTTCACCCCAAAGGGAACTCCTTTGTATGTAGCCACACACTCATCATTAGTGCAGAGATCTGGCTGGATCTGCTCCCAAATCTTCTTCTTAGGATTTAGCTCCTTGTCAGGCTCTCCAggaaaaacatcaaaaacaattcTGTCTCCAGGAACAGACCCAGTAGGAGGTGCCAAGATTTCAACCTTCTCAGGTGAACTAGCACACGTTACCATTGCCTGAGATATTACTCCCCCCATCTTTGCAGGTTTCAGGTTACAAAGTAAAATCACCACCATTCCTTCTGTTCAAGAGGAACATGATTCACCAGGCCACTGACAACTGTTCTTGGGGCTGTTTCTCCAACATCTACTTCTTCTACATGTAAAGAATCTGCATCAGGATGTTTTCTGGCAGTAATGACACAACCAACTCCAAGATCCAGACGAGAAACATCTATCGGCTTAGAGTCAGCACTTCCTGCTATtgattgttttttctcctttttctctttcatttcaattttctctttcatcttttcttccgcTCTTCCTCCTGTTATCGGTTCTTTGACACCAGAAGATACAGTTCTTATTGGTATAGACTGTATCACTTTTTCGGAAACCGTGGAATTAGCTTGCAGTAGACTACCAGCTGGGAATGGTATTTGTTTCACTCCGTTTTGAATTTCTGCCTGAACTAGCTCTTGTTTcagttcttcaatttctttctttaatttagcaTTTTCAACTGGaagtttcttctcttctctcaaaGTTGCCTGCAAAATTGCTTTCTCCTTAAGAAGAGCAACTTGCTgctttaaatattcaataatttgATCTGCTTCTGCACCCTTCTGTTCCAGTCTCTTCAGAACAGCACCATTAGTTGCCGTTTTTGTAAAGATACGGCAGAAAATCATAAATCGGTGGACAGAGCAACCTGGAGAGCCTCACCGGGTAGCCTCAGTCTtccaaaaataatacatttttgacAGATCATGCAGCTATGTGATGATTGTATATGCAACCCTTCCAATGAtgtcttatttcttttgaaatgagaATAATCATTGATTTTAAACCTCTCAttatctttagttttatttttattttttaaattttaacgtttgtttattttttcgagagacagagggagacagagcacaagtgggggaggggtagagagagagggaatcagagaatccaaaccaggctccaggctctaagttgtcagcacagagctcgatgtggtacttgaactaacaaactgtgagatcatgacctgagctgtagttgaacgcttaaccaactgagccacccagggaccccaaaacTTCTCATTTTCTACATTTCTGAGCTTTATCAGTGAGCTAAATATTAGTGACATTCGGCAAACTGAAATGGGCTAATGGACTTGGTGCGTAAGTGAATTTCAAACCaaacaagtttatttaaattttcttttttcttttttttttctttttttttacttctaaagGACTTCTATTTACATGCATGTGTATACTAAAAACTCTGATAATTATTTTGGCATTCACCCAACGTGAATCTTTTATCAGCTGCTTGATGCCAAATACTGTGTTGGGCCCCAGGCATAGACATAGGTGGAGATGATTCTC
Coding sequences within:
- the LOC115511831 gene encoding LOW QUALITY PROTEIN: aminoacyl tRNA synthase complex-interacting multifunctional protein 1-like (The sequence of the model RefSeq protein was modified relative to this genomic sequence to represent the inferred CDS: inserted 1 base in 1 codon) gives rise to the protein MIFCRIFTKTATNGAVLKRLEQKGAEADQIIEYLKQQVALLKEKAILQATLREEKKLPVENAKLKKEIEELKQELVQAEIQNGVKQIPFPAGSLLQANSTVSEKVIQSIPIRTVSSGVKEPITGGRAEEKMKEKIEMKEKKEKKQSIAGSADSKPIDVSRLDLGVGCVITARKHPDADSLHVEEVDVGETAPRTVVSGLVNHVPLEQKEXVVILLCNLKPAKMGGVISQAMVTCASSPEKVEILAPPTGSVPGDRIVFDVFPGEPDKELNPKKKIWEQIQPDLCTNDECVATYKGVPFGVKGKGVCRAQTMTNSGIK